GTGTGGTCGATCACAGGTATGGCGAGACGTAGACGGTCAGGAGCACGAACAGCCACACGACGTCGACGAAGTGCCAGTACATGGCGAAGTTCTGAACGCTGACGTGCCGGCGCTCGTCGAATGCGCCGCGCCACGCTCGCACCTGCACCCACACGGAGAACGCGAGGCCGACAAGTACATGGAGCCCGTGTAATCCGGTAAGCGTGAAGAACATCGACCCGTACGCGTTCGTCCGCGCGGTGAACTCGTCCAGGACGCTCGGATACTCAACGGCGAACTGCAACGAGAGGAACGCCGCGCCAAGCAGCCATCCCGCCAGGAGGCCGAACCGCAACCGTCGCTGATCGCCGCGCCGGATGGCCCGGTCCGCGAGGTGCACCGGGATGCTGGACGACCACAGGATCGCGCTCATCACGAGAGGGAGCGCGAGCTCGGGCGCCGCGATGCCGTCGGGAGGCCAGGTCGGTCCGGACCGGAAGCGGATGTACCAGTAGGACACGATGACCGTCGCGAACAGCGCCGCCTCCGTCGCGATCAGCCACGCCATCCCCCACCACGCGAACGAAGTGGACCCGTTCGCGTACGACGGCAGTACCTCGTCGAGGCGCCCGGTGGGCTCGATGTCGCGTTCCATCGCGCTCACGTCTCCTGCGTCTCCCCTCGCGGCCATAGCCAACCCGTGAGCGTGCCCGCGGACGCGATGGCGCCTACGGCGGCCACCATCCACGACG
This portion of the Actinomycetota bacterium genome encodes:
- a CDS encoding cytochrome c oxidase subunit 3 yields the protein MERDIEPTGRLDEVLPSYANGSTSFAWWGMAWLIATEAALFATVIVSYWYIRFRSGPTWPPDGIAAPELALPLVMSAILWSSSIPVHLADRAIRRGDQRRLRFGLLAGWLLGAAFLSLQFAVEYPSVLDEFTARTNAYGSMFFTLTGLHGLHVLVGLAFSVWVQVRAWRGAFDERRHVSVQNFAMYWHFVDVVWLFVLLTVYVSPYL